The DNA window TTGCAAGTTTTGATCTGCGCGTTCATCAAATTTTtgtttgagtaaaaatatttgggttttttaaaaattgaaatgtcaTCCGTTTATAATCAGACATGTACTACACTTCTCCATCCGGTTTCAGTTTTTAAATACTGGTGTTACAGACCTTAGAATCGTTAATCTTTTGGAAAGGACAGTATaccgaaccccccccccccccaaaaaaaaaaatgttaattaactTCAAAAGATTTTAACACAAACACCAGGTGTTATgttataaaacataattatttcaAAGGAGAAAAAGTTCGTCGAACATTATCGAGGGATGAAAACATAATTACACGTTAAAACTTTCTATTGACTATTTTACTTATACAGTACATCTGTTCTTTGGAAACGATCTTGCATAACATTCTGCAATTAACCCATTGAATATTGACTATTTGAACTTTGTATATACTTACGttacatgataattttataaaatatttaagacaTTTTAGGAAGAAGGCATTATTTCATATACCCCTCCCCCAATTGTATACTTTTcttgacacccccctccccccaatcaTTTTGAGCAGGAAAGAGGATTTTACCTGAAGCAATGGAAACCCATAGAGCCAAACCGCAAAACCAGAGAGCACTCATTTTCACGGTACGTCCGAGTTTTTGGTAATCGACATTTATTAAGACCTCCTTGACACGCACAGATAAGAACAAAAATTCTATTGCACCAATTCTCTGAGTGTGAatgatcatgatttttacttttcacgtacgttttaaagatttttaacttcaATATGGAATTGACATTAATTTACATGTTGTATAGAAATGAACTTGtttcttgttttgattttgacaGAATATGGATGTAGCGGACATTGACGAAAGAATCCACGTGCTGAGAGAGTCTTTGAGAAGGAAAGCTATGAACCGAGTATAACGGAATGTACCAAGTATAACAGAATGAACCGAGTATAACGAAATGTACCGAGTATAACGGAATGTACCGAGTATAACGAAATGTACCGAGTATAACGGAATGAACTGGTTATAACATAGGAGTAATGTTACAGTGACAGAGCCCAGTACTGTTCAGTGTACCAGTTACATTAGTAGTACAACTATTTTAACAACATCTTGGACTTTGGTTCGTTGTGTTAAACATCATTGTGACAGAGGCCTGCCTATTTCATTGGTCTTTGAATTTAACTTTTGAGCAAAGGTATGTTTCACTAAAAACCAGCGttattttaacttgttttgacgcaagaaaaagatagttacatcctactgaaaatccaaggtcttgttaaaatgtttttatatgttatgtgcatctacatgtatatagaaatgtgattttcattatgaaacacatttatataaaaaaaattgtcaaagccaaacagatgattgatcatttttgaaaattcatgttTTTGGAATAGAAAACAACAAAGACACAGCAAAATCTTTTATTtcgaaaaaaagtttttataaatttgaatttcctTCAGTGTCACTTTGATAGGTCTATCCTATGACTGAATCCGTCTCAACTAAGCTGAAACAAGAATGTTAATTCTTTACAAGTAATAACTgtgttaaatttaaatgaaacttgCATGTTTTACACATGCATCAAAGAATaatgtttaagttttaaaaaataataaggtACAGAATGTAGCACACTAATACCTTAAGAGAACAGCACAAAGTTCATGACTGAATACATTTTGGTACAGAAAATTGCTTCACCACACAACACATTTTGTTGTAAAATGAGgacttataataaaatatttgaattctaaTCAAAATACGACATTAATTATACACTGTATGTAAAGAGCCTTGCATGAAGCTTTGTCTGTACATGAAGcttcatttgaaaataaattgaaattcacaGGAAGCACAGTTGCCTCTATAACATTTTGTATCAACTCAACATATCCTTCCTTAACCTTTTTGTGTTTTCTATAACATTACTCATACAAAGGCTTGCTTATCCCGCATACCTAGCCTCACAGAGGAAGTTATTCATGACCTCACAGCTCTCGTCGCTCCAGTTGTAGTTCTCGTGATGGAGGAGGCCCATGCAGTCCTCGCCCCTCCCATTAGAGTTGGGCTCCCCAGGGAACCACTTCTGGTAGTCATCAGTGGCGATGGCCTTACCCGTGGTTGTCCAGATCCACTCGCCTTCTACAAGGGCGTCTGTCCCGTCGATCCAACAGCCATCTGGCAAACCTTCGTTTCCACACgtacatgaattttaaaatatttgataatttataagGTATGTAGGCTGTAAATAGTGATAGAAAGAACAAAATGCCCCATGGGCTTACATACCGCATCGCTTACCAGGGTAACATACTTTTCtatacaaaatgaaattaattaatttaaaataagatgcAGATTTAATTTGCTTAGGTCGGAAAGAAATTCAACATGCCTGATGGTCGAAACGATATGTCCCATGTGCTTTGAGGCCAGATCGCTCACCTGGGTAACAATGTTAAACTAATCCTAAATATGTCCATGCAAAATAAGATGCATGTTGAATTTACTGGGACTGGTTCTTGTTGGACAGAAATAATTTATTAACATGCTGATTCCAATGCTACATGTGACGTTATTACTATAGCTGTAGAAAGTGGTAAATGAAGGTGATAATGGAGGGTCATGCCTGGTTACCTGTCTGATAGTCTCGACGAAGCAGTCCTTCAACAAAGTTCTGTTCTCTTTGGGTCTCAATAACGGCAAGGTGTGACTTGAATAACTGACAGTAGAgctaaaaaatacaatgaataatttttaattgcTCTTAGTTTCCAAAGAACTTTCCCTATTTGTATAAATAGCTCCTTGAGAACGCGTTATCTCATCTTAGTTGTAATGAATTTGATCTGTCGTATGTTCAAACACTAGAAACGGATTTTGAAAAAAGTGAACAAAACCACATTAGAGTTTATGATTTTAGAGGACATCTAAAATTTGGAGTGACATAGTTGATTGTCAATTTGTTAAGTCTAAATACGACAAAGAACGTTGTACTATTTTTCATAAGGGAATGTGGACGAGTGTATGACCTTATCTTCCTTACAATaatcaaatattcataatttacatgtaaaagtgtTTTTGTATTCGTAATGGGGGCTAGGGTGgtaacttttatttttctaaatgatATTGTGACAAAAAAGTCTAGGCATGAATGCAAAGGAGAGGGTTCCTAAGTTTTCTGATGCAACACGTCTCAACTGGTACAGGTTTCTGCCGATGTATACTTGTTATAATGTCTTTTATTTCTTCTATagcatcaataaaaatatgaatgaacgtcaatatttattttttatacccCCTCCCCCCGATTTAGCCACATCTCTGCATTCTAGCCATTTGGAATGTGTAATAATTAGTTTCGATCGTCAAGTGTATGGACACTTTTCATTATCTCCATGTAACTTGTACAATAGTTATACCTACCATGGCCTCCGCCCACGTTGCTCTTGTTGAGTGAAAGAACTTGTAACAAGAGTCATCATGTTGAAGAAATCCGTTCGGACATCCGACGGCGTTTACTGAAATGTCGGTTCAAGCATTTAATGCGACTTAAACACGATCTGagctcaaaatttcaaatttcatttttccagTTTGTagtattcatttttaaacagatatttgtacatgtattatcaataattcgtcaaaggtcaaatattgaattacaagcaagatacagagttcgaAATTCTTTGTTATGGAAACAAAGTTcgagtcttgttattgtttacacaTAAATATGCGGTATTAGTTTCAATATAATGTTgctttttgttgataataataCGTGTACTTGTATTACTTATGGACACCTTTGAATCAGATCTGATCTTGTTGGCACGAGttattttgtaagaaaagtgTTATTTCTGTTCTTAGAACCGTACAGCTATCTATTCCTTGTgtcaaaataagttaaaaatgtatgcatcgattgcgtagtcgtagctcaaaagccagacaaattttGTTGATTCCAAAGAGCCATGACAgagtggctagcaatgaaatagacaggcctaagTCACATtactgtttgacacaactactcAAAGTCAAGGCTCttcttaaaatggttctaacattatttgtaaataaatataggaatcgagctttgtttactcaagtttaaaagttcacagggatatgaacttggttagTACGTAATCAAGTAGTTCTGAGAAGtctatcccggtgaactttgtaacaatgctgtttattacttatttttacGTTTGAGAAAGGCAAATCGTTTAGGATTATTATAATATAACCGTGTTTTTAGGTTTGCAGTAATGCAACTGTCAAAAGATAAACAGGTGCAGTATTCATTGTAACACCTGTAAAAATTTCACACAGAATTAAACGTGTTCgattttgtataaattcataCCCCGGTATAtatagtataaatatatatatataaacaaattaaaattttgattctcaAATTATAGCTATGTATAGGCCTGTTAAAGAGGGTTTTTTTGGaaaagagagacaactcttaCAAGGACGTTAGCGTTAACGTTGGTCATTTGCAAGTTTTGATCTGCgcatttatcaaatttttgtttgagtaaaaaaatttgggtttttttttaattgaaaagtcGTTTATAATCAGACATGTACTACACTTCTCCATCCGGTTTCAGTTTTTAAATACTGGTGTTACAGACCTTAGAATCGTTAATCTTTTGGAAAGGACAGTATaccgaaccccccccccccccaaaaaatgcTCATTAACTTCAAAACATAATTATCTTAAAGGTGGAAAAGTTCTTCGAACATTACCGAGGgatgaaaacataattatacGTTAAAACGTTCTATATTGTCTATTTTACTTATACAGTACATCTGTTCTTTGTAAACGATTTAGTATACCATTCTGCGATTAACCCATTGGATATTGACTTTTTGAACTTTGTATATACTTACGttacatgataattttataaaatatttaagacaTTTTAAGAAGAAGGCATTATTTCATATACCCCTCCCCCAAGTGTATACTTttcttgaccccccccccccccccccaaatcattTTGAGCAGGAACGAGGATTTTACCTGAAGCAATGGAAACCCATAGGGCCAAACCGCAAAACCAGAGAGCACTCATTATCACCGTACGTCCGAGTTTTTGGTAATCGACATTTATTAAGACCTCCTTGACACGCAGAGATAAGAACAAAAATTCTATTGCACCAATTCTATCGCAATGAAGGGAATTGGGGTCCTGGTTTTGACTGTCTTCCTCCTAGGCATAGGTAACAAAAACATGACGCAtggttttaaaagtattttaaagatATGCATGATGTTTTGTGGATTTTCACTTGAAtgtgataattttaaatttgtttttgtgatTTGTATTACAAATTATATTTCAAGTATCTTCGAATCGCTTTCATGTCTATTTAAAccattattaaaatacatgataattaataaaaggtCAGATTAACTAGATATACCACTGCACGTGCATTAATTGTAATCAGTTTGTTACACActacatacaatgtacatgtacttttacatGGAATCGGTTATCACTTTAAACAATCCAGACAGTTTGTGATAAAGAACGGCGATAAGACGACTTACGATACACGCGTAATATGATACTACATAATCATTATTTGATTGATATAAATTTCTACCACAGGGTATGTTAACGGGCAACAGAACTGTCCAAATGGCTTTATGAAGCATGGAGAAGCCTGCTACCTCTTCTCCATTCTACGAGTTTCCTGGATCCAAGCAATGGTATCACTGCCTTAATTAATCAAAGAACTGAAAGTACTGAATGGTACCACCCATtgcttattatatcttaattgatcaaagtactgaaagtactgactTGAACTTCCCAATAATCATATCTATGGATGCTGAATAGTAAACAATCGGGCCATACCATCGTTTTTAAATTACCAAATTTATTTCACCATAATCACAGTTGATTTTTAGCATCggttaaaattaatatatactgTCACTTGCAactatataatgatttacatctacatgtacatcacatcTGGAGGTagaaaagaattatattttataaacaaattaatcattcagtgattttgaaacaaattattcTCGAAATGATTTTTGGTACCGTTCAATTGTTTTGCCGTACGGTGTACATACACTGTTGCTACAATATACCTGAGTACCAATTGCACCCTTCTctaaatcaaatatcaaacatTAACAGTAACTTTTTTTCTGGTTCAGAAATTTTGCGAGATCTATGGCGGTGATCTAGCGGTCATTGAGTCTGAAGAGGAACAGATGTGGATCGAGTCCTACCTCAAGAGTACCTGGACTAATTGTACGCATCCTACAAAATCATTCAGGAACacatataaatttattatttgtaCACGTATCAAGTCTCAATGCTACCTCAACCCGCGACACAAGATATGATAGTTTATTCTAAAGCTTTCTGATTGTTTTTGCACAGACAACCAAACCGACGGAGTTTGGCTTGGCGGGGCGGACCTTCTGGTCGAGAATGAATGGGTGTGGGTGAAACAAGGGCGACCATTTACCTACACCCGCTGGGCGCCCAGAGAGCCGAGTCACTACCATCGGGTAGGAGCAGACGAGAACTGCCTGGACCTGCTGCCACACAAAAGCTTCATGTGGAACGACGAGAGTTGCGCGTGGAAGATGAACTTCCTGTGTAAAACAAGGTAACGCATGTGCATAGGAAAGAAAATTGAGTACATGATTTcaatacatatgtatacatatgaACACTATTACATGCGTTTTGTAAGGAGTAATTATATATAAGTTCCTAATCATAAATGACAACACATCCCAATGACTTTTAGCAACTGCTtaggtttttctttaaaatatttgtcgAACTTACTTTTTTTAACAACAAGTGCAACAACCTCGTTAATGGATAAAAATCCAAATGTTTGGAAAGAACCATTTGGAACGTTTTTGTTAATTGAtgttttaacgttatcatccgggcacCATTACGATTTTAAATCTGGGGTTTTCCCTGTAAGATTCTTTAAATTATTGGGAAGATTTTCCCTGATTGAACTCAATCGCAGTTAATTGTTGGGCCAGATATTGAATTATCAGTAAAATAAACACACATTAAACATGgatcgattaaaaaaaatcacaatgacATTGGAAAAGAATTGTCTTGGTCTAAGGCTTCTTCAGCTTTTTCTCgatcctttttagctcacctgagccaaaggctcaagtgagcttttctgatcacaatttgtccgttgtctgtcgttgtcgtcgttggcgtcgttgtcgtcgtcgttataaacttttcacattttaatcttcttctcaagaaccgctgggcagatttcaaccaaatttgtcacaaagcaccactaggtgagggggattcaagtttgttcaaatgaagggccacgccgtctttaaaggggagataattgagaattattcaaatttttaa is part of the Crassostrea angulata isolate pt1a10 chromosome 3, ASM2561291v2, whole genome shotgun sequence genome and encodes:
- the LOC128177450 gene encoding perlucin-like, which gives rise to MKGIGVLVLTVFLLGIGYVNGQQNCPNGFMKHGEACYLFSILRVSWIQAMKFCEIYGGDLAVIESEEEQMWIESYLKSTWTNYNQTDGVWLGGADLLVENEWVWVKQGRPFTYTRWAPREPSHYHRVGADENCLDLLPHKSFMWNDESCAWKMNFLCKTSLVGDPLVVIG
- the LOC128177452 gene encoding perlucin-like; its protein translation is MSALWFCGLALWVSIASVNAVGCPNGFLQHDDSCYKFFHSTRATWAEAMLYCQLFKSHLAVIETQREQNFVEGLLRRDYQTGLPDGCWIDGTDALVEGEWIWTTTGKAIATDDYQKWFPGEPNSNGRGEDCMGLLHHENYNWSDESCEVMNNFLCEASLVETDSVIG